A region of the Nocardia nova SH22a genome:
CGCACCGCACAGCTCGCCTGTCCGGATAAAGCAGTCAAATCGATCCATGCCCTGTTCCCACGGGAGGGAAAGCCGGACGAGGAGATTCGCTACCGGGTGCAGATCCAGCATCAGGGCCGCACCTTCGCCACGGCCACCGTGCTCGCCGAACAGGATTCCGGGGTCGTGGCCACCGCGTCGGTGTCCCTGCACGCCCCCGACGAAGGCCCCGAACAGCAGGCCACGGCCGAGATCGGACCGCTGCTGTCGGCCGAGCACAAGGCGGGCTTCGACATCATCCCGTGGGAGACTCGCTCCGCTGTCGATCTCGACGACACCGCCTCGGCCCCACCGGAATTCGAGATGTGGATGCGCACCCCGGCCGCCGAACCCGCGCTCGCCCCGGCGCTGACGGCCTACGCCACCGATCTCACCCTCATCGGCACCGCGCTGCGCCCGCTCGAGGGTGTGTGCCAACGCGGCAACGGCACCGCCTTCC
Encoded here:
- a CDS encoding acyl-CoA thioesterase, translating into MPDLWSDLLACLDLHPLPAADDRDTAVFSGPNQSLGYYRVFGGQLLGQFVRTAQLACPDKAVKSIHALFPREGKPDEEIRYRVQIQHQGRTFATATVLAEQDSGVVATASVSLHAPDEGPEQQATAEIGPLLSAEHKAGFDIIPWETRSAVDLDDTASAPPEFEMWMRTPAAEPALAPALTAYATDLTLIGTALRPLEGVCQRGNGTAFRSAVTSHTVWFHRPFRTDDWLLLRQDSPVMAQGRCFGRGDVFTESGELVASFAQEAMVRFP